One part of the Candidatus Margulisiibacteriota bacterium genome encodes these proteins:
- the rpsI gene encoding 30S ribosomal protein S9, translated as MSESKTKAVKAVKKIEHEPLAAKKSDAKNPAEIYAKDIQYLACGKRKNATARVVLRPGSGKYTINGKYDLAGYFGRRAGIALQVNRPFQVVELENQYDVLANLRGGGKFGQAGALAHAVAKAIVVSNAGLKKKLKDEGLLTRDSRVKETKKYGRKRARKGYTYRKR; from the coding sequence ATGTCCGAGAGTAAAACGAAAGCCGTGAAAGCAGTTAAAAAAATTGAGCATGAGCCGCTGGCCGCGAAAAAATCCGACGCCAAAAATCCAGCGGAAATTTACGCCAAAGATATTCAGTATCTAGCCTGCGGCAAGCGTAAAAATGCCACGGCGCGCGTGGTGCTGCGGCCGGGCAGCGGCAAATATACAATCAACGGCAAGTATGATTTGGCGGGTTATTTTGGCCGCCGCGCCGGGATCGCGCTGCAGGTCAACCGGCCTTTTCAGGTGGTTGAGCTGGAAAATCAATACGATGTTTTGGCCAATCTGCGCGGCGGCGGGAAATTTGGCCAGGCCGGCGCGCTGGCGCACGCGGTCGCCAAAGCTATTGTGGTCAGCAACGCGGGTTTAAAAAAGAAATTAAAAGACGAAGGCCTGCTCACCCGCGACTCCCGTGTCAAAGAAACTAAAAAATACGGACGCAAGCGCGCGCGTAAGGGCTACACTTACCGCAAGAGATAA
- a CDS encoding helix-turn-helix domain-containing protein, whose translation MLKKDGKNMHDIAQLKIHIGQRLKNLRLKKGLTIEVLTGLLDIALPNYLYLEKGARGAPKLETLCKLADFYTVPLDYFFKDYAPESAPAAQQTLLENKLLAEFRKLKPGKKNLTLRVVRGFQFR comes from the coding sequence ATGTTAAAAAAGGATGGTAAAAACATGCATGACATCGCCCAGCTCAAAATCCACATCGGCCAGCGGCTTAAAAACCTGCGTCTAAAAAAAGGGCTGACCATCGAAGTGCTGACCGGCTTGCTGGACATTGCCCTGCCCAATTATCTGTATCTGGAAAAAGGCGCGCGCGGCGCGCCCAAGCTGGAAACGCTTTGCAAATTGGCGGATTTTTACACGGTGCCGCTGGATTATTTTTTTAAGGACTATGCGCCGGAGAGCGCGCCGGCAGCGCAGCAGACTCTTTTGGAGAATAAACTGCTGGCAGAATTTCGCAAACTAAAACCCGGCAAAAAAAATCTGACCCTGCGGGTCGTCCGCGGCTTTCAGTTCCGCTAG